One stretch of Candidatus Brocadiaceae bacterium DNA includes these proteins:
- a CDS encoding Uma2 family endonuclease → MNTTVSIHRFNIKEYHQLIESNILHEDDRVELIEGRIIDMTPIGSKHAACVGRLNRIFTMKLQTSTIVQVQNPIQLLGQSEPQPDIVLLKNRDDFYAEKLPTADDILLVIEVADSSLEYDKETKIPLYAKANIPEVWLVNLIENIVEIYSAPSPEGYNVITKRRRSQILTPKNFPDIKVVVSEIFGQPS, encoded by the coding sequence ATGAATACAACAGTGTCAATTCATCGTTTTAACATTAAAGAATATCACCAGTTGATAGAAAGTAATATCCTGCATGAAGACGACAGAGTAGAACTTATTGAGGGAAGGATTATTGATATGACACCTATTGGGAGTAAGCATGCAGCATGCGTAGGAAGGTTAAATCGCATTTTTACTATGAAGTTGCAGACAAGTACAATAGTTCAAGTTCAAAATCCTATTCAGTTACTCGGCCAATCAGAACCACAACCAGATATTGTACTCTTAAAAAACAGGGATGATTTTTACGCCGAAAAACTTCCTACGGCTGATGATATACTTTTAGTGATAGAGGTTGCTGATAGTTCTCTGGAATACGATAAAGAAACTAAAATTCCACTATATGCAAAAGCGAATATTCCAGAAGTCTGGCTGGTAAATTTAATAGAAAATATCGTGGAGATATATAGCGCTCCCTCACCAGAAGGTTACAACGTCATTACAAAACGCCGTCGTAGCCAAATATTAACCCCTAAAAATTTTCCTGATATAAAAGTAGTAGTATCCGAGATCTTTGGGCAGCCTTCATAA
- a CDS encoding tetratricopeptide repeat protein produces MKYTIVINPHIRPYLILALIIAFSCFFYYCLNFFLLSTIGYQNVLQSLNEPSPVEDENRASFPIHDSGLELSGRHPGIFFPLLKKSSNADHHFALAQYFSKLSEELVSFSENQPDDMKESEDNFTLRKAEALYDRESFHHYMRAVQLNPLFARFHIHLAEYMHALSKKKQQGERYHPHTQKAIIQHFEYALMLDNKWDHPFRTYGNWLFSQAEREEVCNDAALFEQILNHAALLYKQAIEKNNNLFLEGMDKYFLFTRAYHQLKKIVPETPKLYYSFAKYLQKNGLWSENEDAFYRDIQTFTDRFLLYKAIVEYLTENKRYTEAVFLLKDYLEYDPEHVQAHIWRGNLLFYSLRNKEEGIHEIESALQLEPENPDILLAHGKMLVNYEEYEQALIPLQSVLAKAPKRHEAYFLMGKSYEKLLELEKAKEAYENAVALNPGSIEYLRPLARLKIQLKLSGQ; encoded by the coding sequence ATGAAATATACAATAGTCATCAATCCACACATCAGGCCATACCTGATATTGGCCCTTATCATTGCCTTCTCCTGTTTCTTTTATTATTGCCTGAATTTCTTCCTGTTAAGCACTATCGGTTATCAGAACGTACTGCAATCACTCAATGAGCCATCCCCAGTTGAAGACGAGAACCGTGCTTCTTTCCCGATACATGATTCCGGACTGGAGTTGTCAGGCCGGCATCCGGGTATCTTTTTCCCTCTGCTGAAAAAAAGCAGTAATGCAGACCACCACTTTGCCCTTGCACAGTATTTCAGTAAGCTCAGTGAAGAACTGGTATCCTTTTCAGAAAATCAACCTGACGATATGAAGGAAAGCGAAGACAACTTCACCCTTCGGAAGGCAGAGGCGTTGTATGACCGTGAATCTTTTCATCATTATATGAGAGCTGTACAATTAAATCCGTTATTTGCCAGGTTTCATATTCATCTCGCCGAATACATGCACGCTCTCTCCAAGAAAAAACAACAGGGGGAACGGTATCATCCGCACACACAAAAGGCAATCATACAACACTTTGAATATGCCCTGATGCTTGATAATAAGTGGGATCATCCATTTCGCACGTACGGAAACTGGCTGTTTTCCCAGGCTGAAAGGGAGGAGGTATGCAATGACGCTGCTCTGTTTGAACAGATACTGAACCACGCGGCGCTCCTTTATAAACAAGCCATTGAAAAGAATAATAATCTGTTTCTTGAGGGTATGGACAAATATTTTTTGTTTACCCGTGCCTATCATCAATTAAAAAAAATTGTCCCCGAAACCCCAAAACTGTATTACTCCTTCGCAAAATATTTACAAAAGAATGGTTTGTGGAGTGAAAACGAGGATGCTTTTTATCGTGATATACAAACGTTCACAGATCGTTTTCTTTTGTATAAGGCAATTGTGGAATACCTTACTGAGAACAAGCGCTACACGGAAGCCGTTTTTCTCCTGAAGGATTACCTGGAGTATGATCCAGAACATGTCCAGGCGCATATCTGGCGGGGCAACCTCTTGTTCTATTCTCTTCGTAATAAGGAAGAAGGTATTCATGAGATTGAAAGTGCCTTACAACTGGAACCGGAAAACCCTGATATTCTCCTCGCACACGGAAAAATGCTGGTCAATTACGAGGAATATGAACAGGCGCTCATACCTCTGCAAAGTGTGCTGGCAAAAGCGCCGAAAAGGCACGAGGCATATTTTCTCATGGGCAAATCCTATGAAAAACTTCTTGAACTGGAGAAGGCAAAAGAAGCCTATGAAAATGCCGTCGCCCTGAATCCAGGTTCAATAGAATACCTGCGTCCTCTTGCCCGCTTAAAGATACAATTAAAGCTTTCCGGTCAGTAA
- a CDS encoding polysaccharide biosynthesis tyrosine autokinase, with protein MPEFDENEEIHLLDYLNVIRKRMWVVIIIFIVIVAGVTIKTFKSIPVYQATSKVILEKEQLNVGIQQVVSDSKVNQSDYYTNQIAIIKSRAIAKKVIDELALTKHPDFTSAQTSVPFSETRFTDNFLSSLSVSLMRNSGIVDISYTGHNPQLITLITNTITKTYMEQDWEKRYSKAKEALSWLNKQIREVKVALEESEKALQIYKQQHGLIGIEMGGGRSANNPAGEQENVILQRLMELNSEVTKAKIERIKLETHYNRLKKYKHAREKGEAVQSITAMVQNDLIQILKEKYVDTERNFFLYSKRYGAKHPKIHQLKLELRTIQDSIDDEINRVYDSVATEFEIMKNREATLISTLEQQKAEVFSLGDKAIQYGVLRREVDTNRQMYDTLLTRMKETNLTEDLKTSDIRVLDYAEVPLSPIKPNKRLNLLLGLIMGLGCGVGLAFLMEYIDNTIKTQEDVEKYLKTSLLGIIGHIPLEKNDKDLTPLIANDSPKHTITEAFRGIRTSIMFSLPDKPKKTLLITSTRPSEGKSLVSCNLGAVMAQTGMKVLIIDADLRKPSLHEYFEADKSRGLSNLLVKAVDFGTVVHTTRVPNLFVMTCGPIPPNPSELLSNPMMAQSLETAKETFDCIIIDSPPVLMVTDARLLANIVDGILFVMKSRGTTRNSAQNAIGTLSNVQGKILGAVINDVNFARNKYYYHYYSQYYYSHYGEKEKHK; from the coding sequence ATGCCGGAATTCGATGAAAACGAAGAAATACATCTGCTTGACTACCTCAATGTCATCAGAAAAAGGATGTGGGTGGTAATCATAATTTTCATCGTGATCGTCGCGGGCGTCACCATTAAGACCTTTAAGAGCATTCCTGTTTATCAGGCAACCTCCAAGGTAATTCTGGAAAAAGAGCAACTCAATGTTGGTATTCAGCAGGTCGTTTCCGACAGCAAAGTGAATCAATCGGATTACTATACAAACCAGATCGCCATTATCAAAAGCAGGGCTATTGCAAAAAAGGTGATTGATGAGTTGGCACTTACCAAACACCCGGATTTTACTTCGGCACAAACGTCAGTTCCTTTTTCCGAAACTCGTTTCACGGATAACTTTCTTTCATCTCTCAGTGTTTCTTTAATGAGAAATAGCGGTATCGTTGATATCAGCTATACGGGACATAACCCCCAGTTAATCACTTTGATTACCAACACCATAACAAAGACCTATATGGAGCAGGACTGGGAAAAGCGTTATAGCAAGGCAAAAGAGGCCCTGAGTTGGCTGAACAAACAGATCAGAGAAGTGAAGGTTGCCCTGGAGGAGTCAGAAAAGGCACTGCAAATCTACAAACAGCAGCATGGCTTGATTGGCATTGAAATGGGCGGAGGAAGAAGCGCAAACAATCCCGCCGGTGAGCAGGAAAATGTCATTCTCCAGAGGTTGATGGAATTAAACAGCGAAGTAACAAAGGCAAAGATAGAACGGATAAAGTTGGAAACACACTACAACAGGCTGAAAAAATACAAACATGCACGGGAAAAGGGAGAGGCGGTGCAATCAATAACCGCAATGGTACAAAATGACCTTATTCAAATCCTTAAAGAGAAATACGTAGACACGGAAAGGAATTTTTTCCTTTACTCAAAACGTTATGGGGCAAAACACCCGAAAATACATCAGTTAAAGCTGGAGTTACGCACCATACAAGACAGCATCGACGATGAGATTAATCGGGTATATGACAGTGTTGCCACGGAATTTGAAATTATGAAAAACCGGGAGGCTACGTTAATCTCCACACTGGAGCAACAGAAGGCCGAAGTGTTCTCCCTTGGAGACAAGGCCATTCAATATGGAGTACTCAGGAGAGAGGTCGATACGAATCGGCAAATGTACGACACCCTGCTTACGCGTATGAAGGAAACAAATCTTACCGAGGACCTAAAAACAAGCGATATCAGGGTGTTGGATTACGCAGAAGTGCCGCTGTCACCCATCAAACCTAATAAACGTTTAAATCTCCTTCTGGGTTTAATCATGGGACTGGGCTGCGGCGTGGGACTTGCCTTTCTCATGGAGTATATTGATAATACGATCAAGACCCAGGAAGATGTTGAAAAGTACCTGAAAACATCATTGCTGGGTATTATCGGACATATTCCCCTGGAGAAAAACGATAAGGACCTGACACCACTGATAGCAAATGATTCGCCAAAGCATACTATTACAGAAGCGTTTCGTGGCATTAGAACAAGTATTATGTTTTCCCTTCCGGATAAGCCCAAAAAGACCCTTCTGATAACCAGCACACGCCCTTCAGAGGGAAAATCTCTGGTATCCTGTAACCTGGGAGCGGTCATGGCCCAGACAGGCATGAAGGTGTTGATTATCGATGCGGATTTACGCAAACCATCCCTGCATGAATACTTTGAGGCAGATAAGTCCCGAGGGCTCTCTAATCTGTTAGTGAAAGCCGTAGATTTTGGCACGGTAGTACATACTACGCGAGTACCCAATCTTTTCGTAATGACCTGTGGTCCTATACCTCCAAATCCCTCTGAACTGCTCAGCAACCCCATGATGGCACAATCCCTGGAAACGGCGAAAGAGACTTTTGATTGCATTATTATTGACTCTCCCCCTGTACTCATGGTTACCGATGCAAGGCTCCTCGCAAACATTGTTGACGGTATCCTGTTCGTCATGAAATCCAGGGGAACCACACGGAATTCAGCGCAAAATGCCATAGGCACCCTTTCCAATGTCCAGGGTAAGATTTTGGGCGCCGTTATTAATGACGTGAATTTTGCCAGAAATAAATATTATTATCATTATTATTCTCAATACTATTACTCCCATTACGGTGAAAAGGAAAAACATAAATGA
- a CDS encoding aminotransferase class I/II-fold pyridoxal phosphate-dependent enzyme, whose product MNKRIYLSPPHMGEKEFAFVTEAFETNWIAPVGPHVDALEKEFCAVTGARFAAALSSGSAAIHLALILLNVQRDDEVICSSFTFAASANPIIYQGATPVFVDSETATWNMDAALLKRAVQERIKKGKTPKAVTLTHLYGQSADIDPILEVCNQYNIPLIEDAAESVGSYYKGKHTGTMGTFGVFSFNGNKIITTSSGGMLVSDDEELIIKAKFLSTQARDPAPHYQHSHIGYNYRLSNVLAGIGRGQLTVLEERVQSRRKTFAFYKKELENIPGIDFMPEAEFGRSNRWLTCLTIDPQKFGATGEDVRLALEAENIESRPVWKPLHMQPVFKDYPHYGKGVSEEIFAKGLCLPSGSNMNEEDLARVVRVVKKVYKRK is encoded by the coding sequence ATGAATAAACGTATCTATCTTTCCCCTCCCCATATGGGAGAGAAGGAATTTGCATTTGTTACCGAGGCCTTTGAAACAAACTGGATCGCACCGGTCGGGCCTCACGTGGATGCACTGGAAAAGGAATTCTGCGCGGTAACAGGGGCCCGGTTTGCCGCAGCGCTCAGTTCCGGCAGCGCTGCGATTCACCTGGCGTTAATCCTGTTAAATGTCCAAAGGGATGACGAAGTGATATGCTCCTCCTTCACCTTCGCTGCCAGCGCCAACCCCATCATCTACCAGGGCGCAACTCCCGTATTTGTGGATAGTGAAACCGCTACCTGGAATATGGATGCTGCCTTGCTCAAACGGGCGGTTCAGGAACGAATCAAAAAGGGCAAAACCCCGAAGGCCGTAACCCTGACACATCTCTATGGGCAGAGCGCGGATATTGATCCGATCCTGGAGGTGTGTAACCAGTATAATATTCCTTTAATAGAAGACGCGGCTGAATCTGTCGGCTCGTACTATAAAGGAAAACATACGGGTACCATGGGAACGTTTGGTGTTTTTTCTTTTAACGGGAATAAAATTATTACTACCTCCTCCGGAGGCATGCTGGTATCTGACGATGAAGAGCTCATTATAAAGGCAAAATTCCTCTCAACCCAGGCAAGAGACCCTGCGCCTCATTATCAGCATTCACACATTGGATACAATTACCGGTTGAGCAATGTCCTTGCTGGCATCGGACGGGGACAACTCACTGTTTTGGAGGAGCGGGTTCAGAGCCGCAGGAAAACATTCGCGTTTTACAAAAAAGAACTGGAAAATATTCCAGGTATCGACTTCATGCCTGAGGCTGAATTTGGCAGGAGTAATCGATGGCTGACCTGCCTGACAATAGATCCCCAAAAGTTTGGCGCAACAGGGGAAGATGTCAGACTGGCATTGGAAGCGGAAAACATTGAATCCCGCCCTGTCTGGAAACCATTACATATGCAGCCGGTATTCAAGGATTATCCCCATTACGGTAAGGGGGTGAGTGAGGAGATTTTTGCTAAAGGACTCTGCCTCCCGTCCGGTTCCAATATGAATGAAGAGGATCTGGCACGGGTTGTAAGGGTTGTTAAAAAAGTATATAAGAGAAAATAG
- a CDS encoding type II toxin-antitoxin system RelE/ParE family toxin encodes MGRYKIEFSKTAAKVYKKLPEDYKGLIDLVLLKISKGLPADIKSISGEKNLYRIRVGKYRILFTITKDIVVVIKIGPRGDIYK; translated from the coding sequence GTGGGAAGATATAAGATAGAATTCTCGAAAACTGCCGCGAAAGTTTACAAAAAACTTCCAGAAGATTACAAGGGTTTAATTGACTTAGTTTTATTGAAAATATCGAAAGGATTACCTGCTGATATAAAATCAATTAGCGGGGAAAAGAATTTATACAGAATCAGAGTTGGAAAGTACAGAATTCTTTTCACTATCACTAAAGATATTGTGGTAGTTATTAAAATTGGTCCAAGGGGTGATATATATAAATAA
- a CDS encoding polysaccharide export protein gives MKKITPFLFIILAFLLCSCSQTGVFREKGKSGNTPLSENAPEIFITSVTATELKDADRITIRANKEIFCSSSTHYQPPSLVLTIPSSRFIDLPSEITVQQGNVQSIHLVHVPEPENISMIHIIMDRLATYTINKENHSLMIDIDRTELQPELQAKTVAPSAGTSADISKIDQSDYVIGGKDVLYITVYDEPELSYDPSTGRSIRVSIDGKISLPLLGIVEVSGLTAFQLEKKLARLFSEGYLINPHVSVIVGEYHSKEVFVLGAVHKPGVYPLLGNENTLEILSMAGGVITGEAGPLASNDLIIIRKKGLQSTSPADNNIEYIRLDLQKILREGDISLNIAIQDQDTLYIPMAESVFVFGEVKTPGAIKFLEKDITVIEAISIAGGLTPIAAPNRTRIVRMEDGVEKIIHVNVKRIIKGEKGRDVILKPGDIVMVPETFF, from the coding sequence ATGAAAAAAATTACCCCTTTCCTGTTCATCATACTGGCTTTCCTTCTCTGTTCCTGTTCTCAAACCGGGGTTTTTAGAGAAAAAGGGAAATCGGGAAATACCCCTCTATCTGAAAACGCTCCTGAGATTTTCATTACCTCTGTCACAGCGACCGAACTGAAGGATGCGGACAGAATTACTATTCGTGCCAACAAGGAAATTTTTTGTAGCTCTTCCACTCATTACCAACCGCCCAGCCTCGTCCTAACGATTCCCTCTTCACGATTCATAGACTTACCTTCGGAGATTACCGTTCAGCAGGGAAACGTACAGTCTATCCACCTGGTTCACGTTCCGGAACCAGAAAACATCAGCATGATCCATATTATTATGGATAGGCTGGCAACTTACACAATCAACAAAGAAAACCATTCCCTTATGATTGATATCGACAGAACGGAACTGCAACCGGAGCTGCAGGCAAAAACTGTGGCACCCTCTGCTGGCACGAGTGCTGATATTTCAAAAATCGATCAATCCGATTATGTTATCGGCGGAAAAGACGTTTTGTATATCACCGTATATGATGAACCGGAATTGAGTTATGACCCAAGCACTGGGAGATCAATTCGTGTTTCTATCGATGGCAAGATTTCCCTTCCCCTGCTCGGCATTGTAGAAGTGAGCGGGCTGACCGCTTTCCAGCTGGAAAAAAAGCTCGCCAGGCTGTTCAGCGAAGGTTATCTGATCAATCCACATGTCTCCGTCATTGTCGGTGAATATCACAGTAAGGAAGTATTTGTATTGGGAGCCGTGCATAAGCCGGGAGTGTATCCGTTACTCGGCAACGAAAATACCCTTGAAATCCTTTCAATGGCCGGCGGGGTTATTACGGGAGAGGCTGGCCCCCTGGCAAGCAATGACCTTATTATCATCAGGAAAAAAGGCCTTCAGTCCACCTCCCCTGCTGACAATAACATAGAGTATATCCGGCTGGATTTGCAAAAAATTCTCCGCGAAGGGGATATTTCCCTAAACATAGCGATTCAGGACCAGGATACCTTATATATCCCCATGGCAGAATCGGTCTTTGTCTTCGGGGAGGTAAAAACCCCTGGCGCCATTAAATTCCTTGAAAAAGATATTACCGTCATTGAAGCCATTTCCATTGCCGGCGGATTAACTCCTATCGCTGCCCCCAATCGCACCCGCATTGTAAGGATGGAAGACGGTGTTGAGAAAATTATCCATGTCAATGTAAAACGTATCATTAAAGGAGAAAAAGGTCGTGACGTCATCCTGAAACCTGGGGATATCGTCATGGTGCCGGAGACATTTTTTTAA
- a CDS encoding CsgG/HfaB family protein, producing the protein MIQKYLLLLSICLVSSFLYCTYPLDAGASDDKVKAIQTEKGILPAQRIHQTLDAQMDSFAAQILQQLQQNNKQRVAVGDFTDLAGNITDIGKYISDEIITRLVLSGKLKVLDRQYFMQVLKTHRLSLAKALDPSDIQTLQGLLEIDTIITGTIVDLGKRIKINARLCETDSGTIFGAAFIQAQTDDNLRNLIEQQTIEPQEDNLKENLDTLALHIRQRMVDNQKKKLVVMELSELSGDITLFGKFFYEELVTKLMAFQSFEVLEKKLYELALEESEIITSSGFQITAELSKEIGEVLGADAIAHGTISNLGTHVCVNIKLINPKTAIPFAVATAKITCSATVRSLLKSKLSPLAEEPDTMETYLTEDEGEEELLDETFVKTQTKTRRLRKSNRIFFKEDFNEYPVGATVDDWGEGIVVVESMGEKGISSKTSGENTIVCPVDFPSNFLYSFNIKGTSWTWGTLSFYNSSGDFFKMDMRIKDNYFSVKFPTETESKVSCNIDKYNEVSIVKKGDEFQVYMNDVFVAVTTIDVKTRFTHCKITCRLDTLSLSNFSGVEL; encoded by the coding sequence ATGATACAGAAATACCTATTATTGCTATCCATCTGTTTGGTATCTTCATTTTTGTATTGTACGTATCCTTTAGATGCCGGAGCATCGGACGATAAAGTGAAGGCAATACAAACGGAAAAGGGTATTCTCCCGGCGCAGCGGATACATCAAACCTTAGACGCACAGATGGACTCTTTCGCGGCACAGATCCTGCAACAACTCCAACAGAATAACAAACAAAGGGTCGCCGTAGGTGATTTTACCGACCTCGCCGGCAATATCACTGACATTGGGAAATACATCAGTGATGAGATAATTACCCGTTTGGTGTTATCAGGAAAACTGAAGGTTCTCGATCGGCAATATTTTATGCAGGTTCTCAAAACCCACCGGCTGTCGTTAGCAAAGGCCTTAGACCCTTCGGATATACAAACACTTCAAGGCCTTCTGGAAATAGACACCATTATAACGGGTACCATTGTTGACTTGGGTAAACGGATTAAGATTAATGCGCGGCTTTGCGAAACAGATTCCGGAACCATCTTCGGGGCTGCGTTTATACAAGCTCAAACCGATGATAATCTGCGCAACCTCATAGAACAACAAACCATCGAGCCACAAGAAGATAATCTGAAAGAAAATCTCGATACGTTAGCATTACACATCAGACAAAGGATGGTGGACAATCAAAAGAAAAAATTAGTCGTAATGGAATTGTCCGAGTTATCCGGGGACATAACGCTTTTCGGTAAATTTTTCTACGAAGAACTGGTCACCAAACTCATGGCATTTCAGTCCTTCGAAGTACTGGAGAAAAAACTGTATGAATTGGCCCTCGAAGAATCGGAAATAATAACCTCCAGTGGCTTCCAGATAACCGCGGAGCTGTCAAAAGAAATTGGTGAGGTTTTGGGGGCAGACGCAATTGCTCATGGCACGATAAGCAACCTTGGCACGCATGTATGCGTAAATATCAAACTGATAAACCCGAAAACAGCAATACCATTTGCGGTAGCAACCGCAAAAATCACCTGCAGCGCCACGGTAAGGTCTTTACTGAAATCAAAACTATCTCCTCTCGCGGAAGAACCTGATACCATGGAAACCTACCTCACAGAAGATGAAGGGGAGGAGGAACTGCTCGATGAAACCTTTGTAAAAACACAAACAAAGACCAGGAGGCTGAGAAAAAGCAACCGTATTTTCTTCAAGGAAGATTTTAATGAATACCCGGTAGGTGCAACAGTGGATGACTGGGGAGAGGGTATTGTTGTCGTAGAATCCATGGGAGAAAAAGGGATTTCATCAAAAACAAGCGGTGAGAATACGATCGTGTGCCCAGTGGATTTCCCCAGCAACTTCTTGTACAGTTTCAATATAAAAGGAACCAGCTGGACCTGGGGAACACTCTCTTTTTATAATTCTTCGGGTGACTTTTTCAAAATGGACATGCGTATAAAAGACAATTATTTTAGTGTTAAATTTCCGACAGAGACAGAATCAAAGGTAAGTTGCAACATTGACAAATATAACGAGGTGTCCATTGTCAAAAAAGGAGATGAGTTCCAGGTATACATGAATGACGTATTCGTTGCCGTTACTACCATTGACGTTAAAACTCGTTTTACTCATTGCAAAATAACATGCCGACTGGACACCCTTTCCCTGTCAAATTTTTCTGGTGTTGAGCTTTAG
- a CDS encoding O-antigen ligase family protein: MNRAERFIAISHTITLYGLLFLIIFTPFAIVSTLPFSYAMPWPLAVTVLTVIILVGVWLFRDIYQGTLTVLKTPLNLPAMIFLAFVIFQLIPLPPFVLHYLSPSSATIYRLVEHDVSRDISETLLTNNTALAPDSSSGQAQEKTPFSFLTRKNAASINGTAEENQTPGLHHLNQEVYGHQKERKNTGWHPITVNTYATRLEGIRLLVYLGIFFLIVNTIQTRRQIRTVVISIVFTAVSVAFLGLIQYLSGTEKVFWCYDIQRTSFFATFSNRDHFACYMGMTVPLAIGLFFTEFIRNHSRRRRFSFRDTHSGSAGHWVILYLFSITIMLASLFLAQSGAAAAAISVSFCILTGMLFYRKELRNIIWLVVPVFIITFSLLLWVGIQPVAEELSTMNIQDASFTIRLAFWKDTVRAIKDFPFFGAGLGVFPYLYPQYSFSNPLGSGYFVNHAHNDYLELALDTGIIGCCVALWALYRFLKDTALHHVLGITRGIGHTDAGNHKTKTGHPHTKENDPFILGMALGGSIGIMNIAFHSIADFNLHIQANAFLLSVLFGITTAVVHIKDFESQEPFKKGKARKILR, from the coding sequence ATGAACCGTGCAGAACGTTTTATTGCAATTTCTCATACCATTACCCTGTATGGGTTACTATTCCTTATCATATTCACCCCATTCGCCATCGTTTCCACCCTGCCATTTTCTTATGCCATGCCGTGGCCCCTGGCAGTTACGGTACTCACCGTGATTATCCTCGTCGGAGTATGGCTTTTCAGGGATATCTATCAGGGAACATTGACCGTTCTTAAAACACCTCTCAACCTGCCGGCAATGATCTTTCTGGCCTTCGTTATCTTCCAGCTCATTCCCTTGCCACCATTTGTTTTACACTATCTATCTCCCTCATCTGCGACCATTTATCGTCTGGTTGAACATGATGTTTCTCGGGATATTTCAGAAACGCTCCTCACAAACAACACGGCGCTCGCACCGGACAGCTCTTCAGGACAGGCGCAGGAAAAAACGCCTTTCTCTTTTCTTACAAGGAAAAACGCGGCTTCGATAAATGGTACGGCAGAAGAAAACCAAACGCCAGGATTACATCACCTGAATCAGGAGGTATATGGACATCAGAAGGAACGGAAAAATACAGGGTGGCATCCGATAACGGTAAATACCTATGCCACCAGGTTAGAAGGTATCAGGCTCCTGGTTTATCTGGGCATATTCTTTCTCATTGTTAATACCATTCAGACAAGGCGCCAAATCCGTACAGTAGTTATCTCTATTGTATTTACCGCTGTTTCCGTTGCCTTCCTTGGCCTCATCCAATATCTCAGCGGCACGGAAAAGGTGTTCTGGTGTTACGATATTCAGAGGACCTCTTTCTTTGCTACCTTTTCGAATCGTGATCACTTTGCCTGTTATATGGGCATGACCGTACCGCTCGCGATCGGCCTGTTCTTTACGGAATTCATTCGCAACCATTCGCGCCGGCGACGATTCTCCTTCCGTGATACTCATTCGGGTTCAGCCGGTCACTGGGTGATATTGTATCTGTTTTCTATCACGATCATGTTGGCCTCCCTGTTTCTGGCACAGTCCGGTGCGGCAGCTGCTGCCATATCTGTATCATTTTGTATTTTAACCGGTATGCTCTTTTACCGGAAAGAACTGAGAAACATTATCTGGCTTGTTGTACCGGTTTTCATCATTACGTTTTCCCTGTTACTCTGGGTCGGCATCCAGCCGGTAGCAGAAGAACTCTCAACAATGAACATACAAGACGCAAGCTTTACCATACGATTAGCGTTTTGGAAAGATACCGTAAGGGCAATTAAGGACTTTCCCTTTTTCGGTGCAGGACTTGGGGTCTTCCCCTATCTCTATCCACAGTATTCTTTTTCAAATCCCCTGGGGTCGGGATATTTTGTAAACCATGCGCACAATGATTATCTTGAGTTGGCGCTGGACACCGGCATTATCGGATGCTGCGTTGCCCTGTGGGCGTTGTACCGTTTTCTCAAAGATACCGCCCTGCACCACGTATTAGGTATTACAAGGGGGATCGGTCATACAGACGCAGGAAACCATAAAACGAAAACCGGCCACCCTCATACCAAAGAGAATGATCCCTTTATTCTTGGCATGGCGCTGGGTGGGAGTATCGGCATCATGAATATCGCATTTCACAGCATCGCGGATTTTAACCTGCACATACAGGCAAACGCCTTTCTCTTATCCGTACTTTTCGGGATCACAACGGCTGTCGTGCACATAAAAGATTTTGAGTCCCAAGAACCTTTTAAAAAGGGAAAGGCGAGGAAAATTCTTCGTTGA